A stretch of the Thiomicrorhabdus indica genome encodes the following:
- a CDS encoding NADP-dependent isocitrate dehydrogenase has protein sequence MSKILYTLTDEAPMLATYSFLPIVQAFTKAAGVEVETRDISLAGRILANFPDRLNPEQRIGDALTELGEMAKTPEANIIKLPNISASIPQLTAAIKELQSKGYDVPDYPANPANTEEENIKATYAKVLGSAVNPVLREGNSDRRAPASVKNYAKQNPHSMGAWSEDSQTRVAHMESGDFYGSEKSTTLSEESSFKIEFVAEDGTVKELKAAAPLKKGEVLDASVMSQSALRAFLKEAIAEAKEKGVLFSLHMKATMMKVSDPIIFGQAVTVFFEDVFTKHAKTFEEIGVNVNNGLGDVFAKIANLDDAKRTEIEADLTAVMESGPELAMVDSDKGITNLHVPSDVIIDASMPAMIRNSGKMWDKAGKTQDTIAVIPDRCYASVYEETVRFCKHYGAFDPTTMGTVPNVGLMAQKAEEYGSHDKTFQAESSGVIRAVDAKGEVLLEQNVEAGDVFRMCQTKDAPIQDWVKLAVSRARATGWPAVFWLDAERAHDHEIINKVNEYLAHHDVSGLEIHIMTPAEATRFTLRHVKDGKNVISVTGNVLRDYLTDLFPILELGTSAKMLSIVPLMNGGGLFETGAGGSAPKHVQQLVSENHLRWDSLGEFLALAVSLEHLSQNFNNPKAQVLADTLDKATGSFLNENKSPSRKVGELDNRGSHFYLAMYWAQELAAQNDDSELKALFAPIAEKMLESESAILSELNGVQGQSVELEGYYKPDAKKASFAMRPSTTFNAIIDSI, from the coding sequence TTGTGCAGGCCTTTACTAAGGCGGCAGGCGTTGAAGTGGAAACACGTGATATTTCATTAGCTGGGCGTATTCTTGCGAATTTTCCAGATAGACTCAACCCCGAACAGCGCATAGGTGATGCTTTAACGGAATTGGGTGAAATGGCAAAAACGCCGGAAGCGAACATTATCAAGTTGCCAAACATTTCGGCTTCGATTCCTCAGTTAACCGCAGCAATTAAAGAGTTGCAATCGAAAGGTTATGATGTTCCTGATTATCCAGCGAATCCTGCTAATACTGAAGAAGAAAACATTAAAGCGACTTATGCAAAAGTTTTAGGTTCTGCTGTTAACCCAGTTTTGCGTGAAGGGAATTCTGACCGTCGTGCGCCAGCGTCTGTGAAAAACTACGCTAAACAAAATCCTCATTCCATGGGCGCTTGGAGCGAAGATTCTCAAACACGAGTTGCACATATGGAGTCCGGCGATTTTTACGGTTCAGAAAAATCGACCACATTGAGTGAAGAGTCTAGTTTCAAAATTGAATTTGTTGCTGAAGATGGAACTGTCAAAGAATTGAAAGCCGCCGCACCTCTGAAAAAAGGTGAAGTCTTGGATGCATCAGTCATGTCACAGTCGGCATTGCGTGCATTTTTAAAAGAAGCGATTGCAGAAGCGAAAGAAAAGGGTGTTCTGTTTTCACTTCACATGAAAGCGACTATGATGAAGGTTTCTGACCCGATTATTTTCGGTCAAGCGGTTACTGTATTTTTTGAGGACGTGTTTACAAAGCACGCAAAAACGTTTGAAGAAATTGGGGTCAATGTTAATAACGGTTTGGGTGATGTATTTGCCAAGATTGCAAATTTGGATGATGCGAAGCGGACTGAAATCGAAGCTGATTTGACTGCGGTAATGGAAAGTGGCCCAGAGCTTGCCATGGTCGATTCCGATAAAGGTATTACCAACTTGCATGTTCCGTCAGATGTGATTATTGACGCTTCAATGCCTGCTATGATTCGTAATTCTGGAAAAATGTGGGATAAAGCCGGTAAAACTCAGGACACGATTGCCGTGATTCCTGATCGCTGTTATGCATCAGTTTATGAAGAAACCGTTCGTTTCTGTAAGCACTATGGTGCTTTTGATCCAACGACAATGGGGACGGTTCCAAATGTTGGTTTAATGGCGCAGAAAGCCGAAGAATACGGTTCACATGATAAGACTTTCCAAGCAGAAAGTTCTGGGGTTATCCGTGCTGTTGACGCTAAGGGTGAAGTGCTGTTGGAGCAGAATGTTGAGGCTGGTGATGTTTTCCGCATGTGTCAAACCAAAGATGCGCCAATACAAGACTGGGTAAAATTAGCGGTATCTCGTGCTCGTGCAACGGGTTGGCCAGCCGTTTTCTGGTTGGATGCAGAGCGTGCACATGATCATGAAATCATTAACAAGGTAAATGAATACCTTGCTCATCATGATGTATCCGGTTTAGAAATTCACATCATGACACCTGCCGAAGCGACTCGTTTTACATTGCGCCATGTAAAAGATGGTAAGAATGTGATTTCGGTGACGGGGAACGTTTTACGTGATTACCTAACGGATTTATTCCCGATTTTAGAGCTTGGAACTTCTGCAAAAATGCTTTCAATCGTGCCATTGATGAATGGTGGTGGATTGTTTGAAACTGGCGCAGGTGGCTCTGCACCAAAACACGTTCAACAATTAGTGTCAGAAAACCACTTACGTTGGGATTCATTGGGTGAGTTTTTGGCTCTAGCGGTATCGCTTGAACATTTGTCTCAAAACTTCAATAACCCAAAAGCACAAGTTTTAGCGGATACTTTGGATAAAGCCACTGGAAGCTTTTTGAATGAAAACAAATCGCCATCCCGTAAGGTTGGAGAGCTGGATAACCGTGGATCACATTTCTATTTAGCGATGTATTGGGCACAAGAGCTTGCTGCACAAAATGATGATTCAGAACTGAAAGCACTCTTTGCTCCGATCGCTGAAAAAATGCTTGAAAGTGAGTCAGCTATTCTTTCTGAACTTAATGGTGTTCAAGGACAATCTGTCGAATTAGAGGGTTATTACAAACCGGATGCCAAGAAAGCATCATTCGCAATGCGTCCGAGCACAACGTTCAACGCTATTATTGATTCTATTTAA
- a CDS encoding EAL domain-containing protein — protein sequence MPKFFNKLSTQFVFSFALTASTLVIFVLGLVAFLILDRTQKLQNELTASFSETYLNDSEAILKSNLRYINLRLFNPIYEFDISLLNDELYQLKGWLKPKSILITDLTGTIITDGTEANRNYGKSIVIPEPLKDKQSYLTHNDQGQRVIFAKIGIEHKPVGYIRIVFSQEKDQILVARLQDDVNSSITKFHQALIIVGAIGLFVILIVSVLLGVKARKSFSKPIAEMTKAAKEFAAGNLNYQIPAKVQARNEVDQLSASLKQMANDISIAKNQIQQQAHFDHLTGLPNRFLSMDRLKQSIDEAKRKDEIIAVMFFDLDDFKKVNDTLGHDVGDKLLIEVANRLIQVTRLGDTVGRLGGDEFIILLADLPSMIEAQLIAEKLLEQFRSPLPIENRELLLTTSIGVALYPNDGEDPQTILQNADTAMYRAKELGRNTYSFFTKELNEKVTRRLNIEEQLHNALKKHELEIYYQPIVSLKNDKITGAEALLRWNSSEFGQVSPEEFIPIAEQLGVINEIGHFVLSHSFSQAKYWQENYLSEFTLSVNLSPLQFRSMELVNNIQGLLQKHQLKNSTINLEITEGTLITGYSHVEEALQELCDMKLNIYMDDFGTGYSSLSYLRNYPFTALKIDKSFISDITDDPSDLGLVRATIAMAHSFQMKVVAEGIETQQQLEMLKAMKCDYGQGYYFSCPVPRKEFEKLIRDQTT from the coding sequence TTTTTTCATTTGCGTTGACGGCAAGCACTTTAGTGATTTTCGTTTTAGGATTAGTTGCATTTCTTATATTGGACAGAACCCAAAAGCTACAAAACGAGCTAACAGCTTCTTTTTCGGAAACTTACTTAAATGATTCCGAAGCGATACTGAAAAGTAATCTTCGTTATATCAACCTGAGACTTTTTAACCCTATTTATGAATTTGATATATCACTACTCAATGACGAACTTTATCAATTAAAAGGCTGGCTAAAACCTAAATCAATTCTAATTACCGACCTTACTGGCACAATTATTACAGATGGGACTGAAGCTAATAGAAACTATGGAAAAAGCATTGTTATTCCCGAGCCTTTAAAAGACAAGCAAAGTTACCTAACTCACAATGATCAAGGTCAAAGAGTTATCTTTGCAAAAATTGGGATTGAACATAAACCGGTTGGCTATATCCGAATTGTATTCTCCCAAGAAAAAGACCAAATATTAGTCGCAAGGCTACAAGATGATGTTAATTCTAGCATTACTAAGTTTCATCAAGCACTCATAATTGTTGGAGCAATTGGCCTTTTTGTTATTCTCATTGTCAGTGTTTTGCTCGGAGTAAAAGCAAGAAAGTCCTTTTCAAAACCCATTGCTGAAATGACTAAAGCTGCAAAGGAATTTGCTGCTGGAAATTTGAACTATCAAATTCCGGCAAAAGTACAGGCTAGAAATGAAGTAGACCAACTGTCAGCTTCTCTTAAGCAGATGGCAAATGATATATCCATTGCCAAAAATCAAATTCAACAGCAGGCACATTTTGATCATTTAACCGGCCTACCCAATCGCTTTCTATCTATGGATCGACTAAAACAATCGATCGATGAAGCCAAACGCAAGGATGAGATCATTGCCGTCATGTTTTTTGACCTAGACGACTTTAAAAAAGTTAACGATACACTAGGTCACGATGTTGGTGACAAACTGCTGATAGAAGTCGCCAATCGACTCATCCAAGTTACCCGACTAGGTGATACTGTTGGTCGTCTTGGAGGCGATGAATTCATTATCCTTTTAGCAGATTTACCATCAATGATTGAAGCGCAATTAATCGCAGAAAAATTACTTGAACAGTTTCGCAGTCCTTTACCAATTGAAAACCGAGAACTACTACTGACAACCAGTATTGGCGTTGCCCTCTACCCCAATGATGGGGAGGACCCACAAACTATTCTTCAAAATGCAGATACAGCTATGTATCGAGCTAAAGAACTTGGTAGAAACACCTATTCCTTTTTTACTAAGGAACTCAACGAAAAAGTAACTCGTCGATTAAACATAGAAGAACAATTACACAATGCCCTAAAAAAACATGAGTTAGAAATTTACTACCAACCGATTGTCTCCTTAAAAAACGACAAGATTACTGGAGCAGAAGCTTTACTTCGTTGGAACAGTTCAGAATTTGGCCAAGTCTCCCCTGAAGAATTCATTCCGATTGCAGAACAATTAGGAGTGATTAATGAAATTGGCCACTTTGTTCTCTCTCACTCCTTTTCACAAGCAAAATATTGGCAAGAGAACTATTTAAGTGAATTTACCCTATCAGTCAACCTATCCCCACTTCAATTTCGTTCAATGGAGCTTGTCAACAACATTCAAGGACTGCTACAGAAACATCAATTGAAAAATTCGACTATAAATTTAGAAATAACCGAAGGAACACTAATTACTGGGTATTCACACGTTGAAGAAGCGCTTCAAGAGCTTTGTGATATGAAGTTAAATATATATATGGATGACTTTGGAACAGGATATTCCTCTTTAAGCTATCTGCGAAATTATCCCTTTACAGCTTTAAAAATCGATAAAAGTTTTATTAGTGATATAACCGATGACCCATCAGATCTTGGGCTGGTTAGGGCAACAATTGCCATGGCACATAGTTTTCAAATGAAAGTTGTCGCCGAAGGAATTGAAACTCAGCAACAACTTGAGATGCTTAAAGCAATGAAGTGTGATTACGGGCAGGGATACTATTTCAGTTGCCCAGTTCCCAGGAAAGAGTTTGAGAAATTAATAAGAGATCAAACAACTTAA